In Phycisphaeraceae bacterium, the genomic stretch GGCTGAGATTGACCAGCACCCACTGCCCTTGAGCGTAGCGCAATTCGCCATGCTTGCGGGACGCGGTAGGTTCGGAAAGAACGATGGCGTTGCTCGCATCACGACCAAAGGAGATAACCGGGTCCGTGAAAGCTTCACGGCGAGTCGAGCCGGGGCCGGTGATGATCTGGACTGAAATCGTGGACATATCAAAAAGCCGGGGGATGTATGTTAAAGGTCGAGGGATACGCCATTGAAGCCAGGCCCCGATGCCGGTAAGCCTCGTGGTTCTTTAATCCTACGATAGCGTGCCGGTGGTGTAATAGCGGATCGCCATCGGCGCCATCATGATTAAAGCCACGGCAATGAGGATCAGCATCAGCGGCAGCAGGATTCGCAGACTCGCCGAGGCTGCGAGTTTTTCCGCGCGGACGCTGCGCTGCATGCGGAGCATCCCCGACTGGCTCTTGAGGATCGTTGCCAGCGGCGTGCCGAGCAACTCCGCCTGATTAACCGCACCGACGATGGACCGCAGCGAGTCGAGCGGGATTCGTTCAGCGAGATTGGTAAGGGCCTGTGCCCGTGAACTGCCAAAGGTGATTTCCGCCTGTACGAGACGAAGCTCCTGGTTGAAGTCGTCATCCGGTGCATCGCGGATGATGGTTTCGATCGCTTCCTGAAACGTGCTGCCCGCAGCCATCGTCAGAGCTACGAGGTCGAGCGTGTAGGGGAGTTGTTTGCTGATGCGCAACATCCGTGAGCGGGCCGCGCTGCGGAGCGTGAGAATCGGAGCCATAAAACCCAGCATGCCGGTAATCAGGATCGTGATGGGTTCGAGATAGCCCATCAATACAATCG encodes the following:
- a CDS encoding type II secretion system F family protein, with product MPSIPPVELTLHLLIFVSVSLLIFSVFRYPVPTEPPIHRRIAAAVGADVRNTAFEQPLFAPVMSLALATAQRFNISSVRASIRRNLNAAGNSNGYSVEEYIAICIVCGALMMGVGGLITIVLMGYLEPITILITGMLGFMAPILTLRSAARSRMLRISKQLPYTLDLVALTMAAGSTFQEAIETIIRDAPDDDFNQELRLVQAEITFGSSRAQALTNLAERIPLDSLRSIVGAVNQAELLGTPLATILKSQSGMLRMQRSVRAEKLAASASLRILLPLMLILIAVALIMMAPMAIRYYTTGTLS